The Lycium ferocissimum isolate CSIRO_LF1 chromosome 10, AGI_CSIRO_Lferr_CH_V1, whole genome shotgun sequence genome window below encodes:
- the LOC132033329 gene encoding probable disease resistance protein At4g33300, with protein MAVTDFFAGEIATELLKHLIAIVRKSSLCRSSAENLISSINGLLPIIQEIKQTGVELPQIRQNQLDDFSKVLRDGYELAGKVINSGRWNVYRNLQLARKMERLEKRVARFMQVTMQAHVLADVHHVRFNMEQRFDVLEHRLKAIKIGVDDEGAGGGGCLGEAVKRVEQDEKWFEDSFVNLGAGIELGKRKVKEMLMGEQDSGVFEICGIGGSGKTTLAKEICKDDQVKSYFKDKIFFFTVSQSPNVEQLRKMIWEKISGCNLHGYGYAEMLPQWNLQHQWNMKSPSPVLLILDDVWSLSVLEPLIFKIPGCKILVVSRIKFPPSIIDCIYDLELLREDEAMSLFCHFAFGHNSFPRGFNQKLVKEVVDECEGLPLALKVIGSSLKGKPEMIWKSAKNRLSRSQPVCESHELQLLERMKLSIDCLPEKVRECFLDLGAFPEDKRIPLDVLINMWVELHDIDEEEAFHILVELSDKNLLNLVKDARAGDMYTSYYEISVSQHDVLRDLAIHMSNRDDVNQRRRLVMPRRDTRFPKEWERNVDEPFHARVISVHTDQMSEMDWFRMDCPKAEVLILNFASSEYFLPPFLENMPKLRALIIINYSAANAVLHNMSVFSHLTNLRSLWFEKISVTHLSDSTNPLNNLRKISLMLCDMKNSLDESVVDLPGLFPQLSEFTMDHCINFNKLPSSICRLHKLNSLSITNCDSLYELPSDLGELQALQVLRIYACPHLKRLPPGIGHLVKLKYLDISQCVGLRCLPEAIGCCRNLEKIDMRECPQISSLPSCLAFLESLRCVICDDEVFCQWKDVEKAVPGLCVQVAEECFTLDWLSQ; from the exons ATGGCAGTAACTGACTTTTTCGCTGGTGAAATCGCGACGGAACTACTAAAACACCTGATAGCCATAGTAAGGAAATCATCTTTATGCAGGTCAAGTGCTGAGAACCTTATCAGTAGCATTAATGGTCTCCTACCAATCATTCaagaaatcaaacaaacaggtgTTGAACTTCCACAGATACGTCAAAACCAGCTTGATGATTTCTCCAAAGTTCTCCGAGATGGTTATGAACTTGCTGGAAAAGTGATCAACTCCGGTCGTTGGAATGTCTATAG GAACCTACAGTTGGCGAGGAAAATGGAGAGGCTGGAGAAAAGAGTAGCGAGATTCATGCAAGTTACAATGCAAGCACATGTACTAGCTGATGTTCATCATGTTAGGTTTAATATGGAGCAGAGATTTGATGTGCTTGAGCATAGGCTTAAAGCTATAAAAATTGGAGTTGACGACGAAGGTGCTGGTGGAGGAGGGTGTTTAGGTGAAGCTGTGAAAAGAGTGGAACAGGATGAGAAATGGTTTGAGGACAGTTTTGTAAATTTAGGTGCTGGGATTGAATTGGGGAAGAGGAAAGTGAAGGAGATGCTGATGGGTGAACAAGATAGCGGTGTGTTTGAGATTTGTGGAATTGGTGGTAGTGGCAAGACTACCTTGGCTAAAGAGATTTGTAAAGATGATCAAGTTAAAA GTTATTTCAAGGAcaagattttctttttcactgTTTCTCAATCTCCAAATGTGGAGCAATTGAGGAAAATGATTTGGGAAAAGATATCAGGGTGCAATCTCCACGGTTACGGATACGCGGAGATGTTACCCCAGTGGAACCTACAGCACCAATGGAACATGAAATCTCCTTCCCCGGTACTCTTGATTCTTGATGATGTTTGGTCCCTATCTGTTCTGGAGCCGCTAATTTTCAAGATCCCTGGCTGCAAGATCCTAGTTGTATCGCGCATCAAGTTCCCTCCATCGATCATTGATTGCAtttatgatttggagttgttaaGGGAAGATGAAGCTATGTCCTTATTTTGCCATTTTGCTTTTGGACACAATTCCTTTCCACGTGGTTTCAATCAAAAGCTTGTCAAAGAG GTTGTGGATGAATGTGAAGGGCTTCCTTTGGCTCTTAAGGTCATTGGATCTTCATTGAAGGGAAAGCCTGAGATGATCTGGAAAAGTGCAAAAAACAGATTATCACGAAGCCAACCTGTCTGCGAGTCTCATGAACTGCAATTGCTTGAGCGAATGAAATTGAGTATTGACTGTTTGCCTGAGAAGGTGCGAGAGTGTTTCCTGGACTTGGGTGCTTTCCCAGAAGACAAAAGGATTCCTCTTGATGTTCTAATTAATATGTGGGTGGAGCTACATGATATCGATGAGGAAGAGGCTTTTCACATTCTCGTTGAACTTTCAGACAAAAATCTTCTAAATCTAGTCAAAGATGCACG AGCTGGAGACATGTATACCAGTTACTATGAGATATCAGTGTCTCAGCATGATGTCTTACGAGACCTAGCAATTCATATGAGCAACCGTGATGATGTAAATCAGAGAAGGCGATTGGTCATGCCGAGAAGAGACACGAGGTTTCCAAAAGAATGGGAAAGAAATGTGGATGAACCTTTCCATGCACGGGTTATCTCTGTGCATACAG ATCAAATGAGCGAAATGGACTGGTTCAGAATGGATTGCCCGAAAGCTGAAGTACTGATTCTCAATTTTGCCTCATCTGAGTACTTCTTGCCTCCTTTCCTGGAGAACATGCCAAAGCTAAGGGCGTTGATAATCATAAACTATAGTGCTGCCAATGCAGTTCTTCATAACATGTCTGTCTTCAGTCATTTAACCAACTTGAGAAGCCTTTGGTTCGAGAAGATATCCGTCACTCACTTATCCGACTCCACAAATCCTCTGAATAACTTACGAAAGATATCTCTAATGCTTTGTGACATGAAAAACAGCCTAGATGAGTCAGTTGTAGACCTCCCTGGTTTGTTCCCACAGCTCTCGGAGTTCACAATGGATCATTGCATCAACTTCAATAAGCTGCCATCAAGTATTTGCCGGTTGCATAAGCTCAACAGCCTTAGTATCACTAATTGTGATAGTCTTTATGAACTTCCATCTGATTTAGGTGAATTACAAGCTCTACAAGTTTTAAGGATATATGCCTGCCCACACCTGAAAAGGCTTCCTCCCGGAATTGGTCATCTGGTAAAGTTGAAGTATCTTGACATTTCACAATGTGTTGGTTTGAGATGTCTCCCCGAGGCCATTGGGTGCTGTAGAAATTTGGAGAAGATTGATATGCGGGAGTGCCCTCAAATCTCGAGTTTGCCAAGCTGTCTAGCCTTTCTTGAATCGTTACGTTGTGTAATTTGTGACGATGAAGTTTTTTGTCAATGGAAAGATGTTGAGAAGGCTGTACCAGGTCTATGTGTACAAGTTGCCGAGGAGTGCTTTACTCTTGACTGGCTATCTCAGTAG